In one window of Mercurialis annua linkage group LG4, ddMerAnnu1.2, whole genome shotgun sequence DNA:
- the LOC126677417 gene encoding uncharacterized protein LOC126677417 isoform X2, which yields MRNTEMDHAQHRRSKSASERSLEISRNGALRSSKDDRNGAQMSPFTTRANRTRSPLHEYPTCTDRNTSTNHRASLEKDVELLQLKLQQEKSMRMMLERAMGRVSSTLSPGHRHFATQTKELIDEIELLEEEVSNREQHVLSLYRTIFEQSASRAPSEQNSGMASPAHTKNASRKHPSIISSAFCSSKKFPLRPLQALVSINEAAKRSSKACDVTASTAKKDIHLEKSCFDGIKAHEKIQAMDKTSMVRTLKDHLYQCPSKLSEEMVRCMAAVYCWLRSTTSMTPGKDRSPMLSRSSTNVVLPRRGIRDYRDWSCKSMVEISWISTDKTQFSRASYAISNYRVLVEQLEKVTVSKMEKDAQIAFWINVYNALIMHAYLAYGIPHNSLRRLALFHKAAYNIGGHIISANAIEQSIFCFRTPRVGKWLETILSTALRKKSGEEKQLISSKFGLSDAQPLVCFALCTGAFSDPALRVYSATSVKYELEVAKREFLQANIVVKKSRKVFLPKLLERFAKEASISSDDLLKWVTENVDKKLHDSIQKCIHGKSSKKASQIIDWLPYSSRFQYVFSKELTEKPWWV from the exons ATGAGGAACACTGAAATGGATCATGCACAACATAGACGTTctaaaag TGCATCTGAGAGGAGCTTGGAGATTTCAAGAAATGGAGCTTTGCGTTCAAGCAAGGATGATAGGAACGGAGCACAG ATGTCGCCATTTACAACTAGGGCAAATAGGACACGAAGTCCTCTCCATGAATATCCTACTTGTACAGACAGAAATACTTCGACAAATCATCGAGCTTCCTTAGAAAAAGAT GTTGAGCTGCTGCAGCTAAAGTTGCAGCAAGAGAAATCTATGCGAATGATGCTGGAAAGAGCAATGGGACGAGTTTCGAGCACTTTATCCCCTGGTCATAGGCATTTTGCAACTcag ACAAAGGAATTAATTGACGAGATTGAATTATTAGAAGAAGAAGTTTCAAACCGGGAGCAGCATGTACTATCATTATACAGGACTATTTTCGAGCAATCCGCGAGTCGGGCGCCTTCAGAGCAAAATTCTGGAATGGCTTCTCCTGCTCATACAAAGAATGCATCCAGAAAACACCCTAGTATTATTTCAAGCGCCTTCTGCTCTTCGAAAAAGTTCCCTCTCCGACCACTTCAAGCATTAGTTTCTATCAATGAGGCTGCAAAAAGATCCTCCAAGGCTTGTGATGTTACTGCATCAACCGCAAAAAAAGACATTCATTTAGAGAAGAGTTGTTTTGATGGGATCAAG GCTCATGAAAAGATTCAAGCCATGGACAAAACTTCAATGGTCAGAACTCTGAAAGATCATCTGTACCAATGCCCTAGCAAGTTGTCTGAGGAAATGGTCAGGTGTATGGCTGCAGTATACTGCTGGCTTCGTAGCACAACATCTATGACTCCTGGAAAAGACAGATCACCTATGTTGTCAAGGTCATCCACTAATGTTGTACTCCCTAGACGAGGTATCAGAGATTATCGAGATTGGTCTTGCAAATCCATGGTAGAAATATCTTGGATTTCGACTGATAAAACACAGTTCTCTCGTGCATCTTATGCCATCAGTAACTATAG AGTTTTAGTGGAGCAACTAGAAAAAGTGACTGTCAGCAAAATGGAAAAGGATGCACAAATTGCATTCTGGATCAATGTGTACAATGCCCTCATTATGCat GCATATTTAGCATATGGAATTCCTCACAACTCTTTGAGAAGGTTAGCCTTGTTTCATAAG GCTGCTTATAACATTGGTGGTCATATTATTAGTGCAAATGCCATAGAGCAGTCCATATTTTGTTTTCGTACACCCAGAGTTGGAAAG TGGCTAGAGACCATCCTTTCAACTGCATTGCGGAAAAAATCTGGTGAAGAAAAGCAACTTATTAGCTCCAAGTTTGGTCTTTCGGACGCTCAACCCCTAGTCTGCTTCGCCCTCTGTACCGGAGCATTTTCTGATCCCGCG TTAAGAGTGTATTCAGCAACAAGTGTTAAATATGAGCTAGAAGTTGCAAAAAGAGAGTTTCTTCAAGCAAATATAGTTGTGAAGAAGTCAAGGAAAGTATTTCTACCCAAATTACTCGAGCGATTCGCGAAAGAGGCCTCTATTAGCTCAGATGATCTTCTCAAGTGGGTTACTGAAAACGTCGATAAGAAACTCCATGACTCGATCCAGAAATGCATCCATGGTAAATCAAGCAAAAAGGCATCACAAATCATAGATTGGTTACCTTACAGCTCTAGGTTCCAATATGTGTTCTCCAAGGAACTAACAGAGAAACCATGGTGGGTATGA
- the LOC126677417 gene encoding uncharacterized protein LOC126677417 isoform X1, with the protein MRNTEMDHAQHRRSKSASERSLEISRNGALRSSKDDRNGAQQMSPFTTRANRTRSPLHEYPTCTDRNTSTNHRASLEKDVELLQLKLQQEKSMRMMLERAMGRVSSTLSPGHRHFATQTKELIDEIELLEEEVSNREQHVLSLYRTIFEQSASRAPSEQNSGMASPAHTKNASRKHPSIISSAFCSSKKFPLRPLQALVSINEAAKRSSKACDVTASTAKKDIHLEKSCFDGIKAHEKIQAMDKTSMVRTLKDHLYQCPSKLSEEMVRCMAAVYCWLRSTTSMTPGKDRSPMLSRSSTNVVLPRRGIRDYRDWSCKSMVEISWISTDKTQFSRASYAISNYRVLVEQLEKVTVSKMEKDAQIAFWINVYNALIMHAYLAYGIPHNSLRRLALFHKAAYNIGGHIISANAIEQSIFCFRTPRVGKWLETILSTALRKKSGEEKQLISSKFGLSDAQPLVCFALCTGAFSDPALRVYSATSVKYELEVAKREFLQANIVVKKSRKVFLPKLLERFAKEASISSDDLLKWVTENVDKKLHDSIQKCIHGKSSKKASQIIDWLPYSSRFQYVFSKELTEKPWWV; encoded by the exons ATGAGGAACACTGAAATGGATCATGCACAACATAGACGTTctaaaag TGCATCTGAGAGGAGCTTGGAGATTTCAAGAAATGGAGCTTTGCGTTCAAGCAAGGATGATAGGAACGGAGCACAG CAGATGTCGCCATTTACAACTAGGGCAAATAGGACACGAAGTCCTCTCCATGAATATCCTACTTGTACAGACAGAAATACTTCGACAAATCATCGAGCTTCCTTAGAAAAAGAT GTTGAGCTGCTGCAGCTAAAGTTGCAGCAAGAGAAATCTATGCGAATGATGCTGGAAAGAGCAATGGGACGAGTTTCGAGCACTTTATCCCCTGGTCATAGGCATTTTGCAACTcag ACAAAGGAATTAATTGACGAGATTGAATTATTAGAAGAAGAAGTTTCAAACCGGGAGCAGCATGTACTATCATTATACAGGACTATTTTCGAGCAATCCGCGAGTCGGGCGCCTTCAGAGCAAAATTCTGGAATGGCTTCTCCTGCTCATACAAAGAATGCATCCAGAAAACACCCTAGTATTATTTCAAGCGCCTTCTGCTCTTCGAAAAAGTTCCCTCTCCGACCACTTCAAGCATTAGTTTCTATCAATGAGGCTGCAAAAAGATCCTCCAAGGCTTGTGATGTTACTGCATCAACCGCAAAAAAAGACATTCATTTAGAGAAGAGTTGTTTTGATGGGATCAAG GCTCATGAAAAGATTCAAGCCATGGACAAAACTTCAATGGTCAGAACTCTGAAAGATCATCTGTACCAATGCCCTAGCAAGTTGTCTGAGGAAATGGTCAGGTGTATGGCTGCAGTATACTGCTGGCTTCGTAGCACAACATCTATGACTCCTGGAAAAGACAGATCACCTATGTTGTCAAGGTCATCCACTAATGTTGTACTCCCTAGACGAGGTATCAGAGATTATCGAGATTGGTCTTGCAAATCCATGGTAGAAATATCTTGGATTTCGACTGATAAAACACAGTTCTCTCGTGCATCTTATGCCATCAGTAACTATAG AGTTTTAGTGGAGCAACTAGAAAAAGTGACTGTCAGCAAAATGGAAAAGGATGCACAAATTGCATTCTGGATCAATGTGTACAATGCCCTCATTATGCat GCATATTTAGCATATGGAATTCCTCACAACTCTTTGAGAAGGTTAGCCTTGTTTCATAAG GCTGCTTATAACATTGGTGGTCATATTATTAGTGCAAATGCCATAGAGCAGTCCATATTTTGTTTTCGTACACCCAGAGTTGGAAAG TGGCTAGAGACCATCCTTTCAACTGCATTGCGGAAAAAATCTGGTGAAGAAAAGCAACTTATTAGCTCCAAGTTTGGTCTTTCGGACGCTCAACCCCTAGTCTGCTTCGCCCTCTGTACCGGAGCATTTTCTGATCCCGCG TTAAGAGTGTATTCAGCAACAAGTGTTAAATATGAGCTAGAAGTTGCAAAAAGAGAGTTTCTTCAAGCAAATATAGTTGTGAAGAAGTCAAGGAAAGTATTTCTACCCAAATTACTCGAGCGATTCGCGAAAGAGGCCTCTATTAGCTCAGATGATCTTCTCAAGTGGGTTACTGAAAACGTCGATAAGAAACTCCATGACTCGATCCAGAAATGCATCCATGGTAAATCAAGCAAAAAGGCATCACAAATCATAGATTGGTTACCTTACAGCTCTAGGTTCCAATATGTGTTCTCCAAGGAACTAACAGAGAAACCATGGTGGGTATGA
- the LOC126678853 gene encoding probable aquaporin TIP2-2: MVKIAIGSIGDSFSVGSIKAYLSEFIATLLFVFAGVGSAIAFGKLTSDGALDPPGLVAIAVAHAFGLFVGVAIAANISGGHLNPAVTFGLAVGGHITVITGIFYWVAQCLGSIVACLLLQFVTNAKSIPTHGVAAGMGAIEGVVMEIVITFALVYTVYATAADPKKGDLGIIAPIAIGFIVGANILAAGPFSGGSMNPARSFGPAVVSGDFSQIWIYWVGPLVGGGLAGLIYSGSFIGSYSAAPSSEEYA; this comes from the exons ATGGTGAAGATAGCTATTGGTAGTATTGGAGACTCTTTCAGTGTTGGCTCTATTAAGGCGTATCTGTCTGAGTTCATTGCCActcttctttttgtttttgctgGTGTTGGCTCTGCTATCGCTTTCG GTAAGCTTACTTCAGATGGAGCTCTAGACCCACCAGGCCTGGTTGCTATAGCAGTGGCTCATGCTTTTGGACTCTTTGTGGGAGTAGCCATAGCAGCCAACATCTCAGGTGGACACTTGAATCCAGCTGTCACCTTCGGATTGGCTGTTGGAGGACACATCACCGTCATAACTGGCATCTTCTACTGGGTTGCCCAGTGCCTTGGCTCTATTGTAGCCTGCCTTCTCCTTCAGTTCGTTACTAATGCAAag AGCATTCCAACCCATGGAGTAGCTGCAGGCATGGGAGCTATTGAGGGAGTCGTGATGGAAATTGTGATTACCTTCGCACTAGTTTACACAGTCTACGCCACAGCAGCTGACCCCAAAAAGGGTGATTTGGGAATCATCGCACCAATTGCAATTGGGTTCATAGTTGGTGCTAACATCTTAGCCGCTGGCCCATTCAGCGGTGGCTCGATGAACCCAGCCAGATCATTTGGCCCAGCTGTGGTTAGCGGTGACTTCTCTCAGATCTGGATCTACTGGGTTGGCCCATTAGTTGGAGGTGGGCTAGCTGGGCTTATTTATAGTGGCAGCTTCATTGGTTCCTACTCTGCTGCTCCATCTTCTGAGGAGTACGCCTAA